From the Elusimicrobiota bacterium genome, one window contains:
- a CDS encoding DUF721 domain-containing protein, whose amino-acid sequence MRLAPHAKPPRNTFSTAGDILKGWTRYRRLDPDRLVILHQVWEREAGGMARHWSLSGVRAGVLYVKTRSPAAAQELQLRGPTLVRALNKYFQRAWIKEVRASRD is encoded by the coding sequence ATGCGCCTCGCGCCGCACGCCAAGCCGCCGCGGAACACCTTCTCCACCGCGGGGGACATCCTCAAGGGCTGGACGCGCTATCGCCGCCTCGACCCCGACCGCCTGGTCATCCTGCACCAGGTCTGGGAGCGCGAGGCGGGCGGGATGGCCCGGCACTGGTCCTTGAGCGGCGTTCGCGCGGGCGTGCTGTACGTGAAGACGCGCTCTCCCGCCGCGGCGCAGGAGCTGCAGCTGCGCGGCCCGACGCTCGTGCGCGCCCTCAATAAGTATTTCCAGCGCGCCTGGATCAAAGAGGTCCGGGCCTCGCGGGACTGA
- the dnaN gene encoding DNA polymerase III subunit beta produces the protein MRINCTTDDLSLGVQTIQSALSQRTTLPILLNFLIETENSKLKLVSTDLQMGVRHYMKAEVEKEGSVTIPAKKFSDILHTLQGGKSVHISVEPDGKVLVKCERSRFVIVGTPKSEYPVLPEFNKSEAFELPSEVLADMVRKTIFAASTDETRYVLNGVFWAAAGGHLEMVATDGRRLAAVKKKILPANKEFRAIIPTKILQELLRVLGHEEGDSKLLIGITENQVGFQTRSTTMISRLVEGSFPNYEQVIPAKKDIQLRLATKDLMQITKQAALATPDRGGSVKFTLKKGALHVAAASQTVQFEDELPVEYKGEDFSIAFNPEYVVDGLKAVGTDNIVLSLTTPVNPALIEPEGQGDYKYVVMPMRA, from the coding sequence ATGAGAATCAACTGCACCACGGACGACCTTTCTTTGGGGGTCCAGACCATCCAGTCGGCGCTGTCTCAGCGGACGACCCTGCCGATCCTGCTGAACTTCCTCATCGAGACCGAGAATTCGAAGCTTAAGCTGGTCTCGACCGACCTCCAGATGGGAGTCCGCCACTATATGAAGGCCGAAGTGGAGAAGGAGGGGAGCGTCACCATCCCGGCGAAGAAGTTCTCCGACATCCTACACACCCTCCAGGGCGGCAAGAGCGTCCACATCTCCGTGGAGCCCGACGGAAAGGTCCTCGTCAAGTGCGAGCGCTCCCGCTTCGTGATCGTGGGGACCCCGAAGTCCGAATATCCGGTCCTGCCCGAGTTCAACAAGTCCGAGGCCTTCGAGCTCCCCTCCGAGGTGCTCGCGGACATGGTCCGGAAGACCATCTTCGCGGCCTCGACCGACGAGACCCGCTATGTGCTCAACGGCGTCTTCTGGGCCGCCGCCGGGGGCCATCTCGAGATGGTCGCCACGGACGGCCGGCGGCTCGCGGCGGTCAAGAAGAAGATCCTCCCGGCGAACAAGGAGTTCCGCGCCATCATCCCGACCAAGATCCTCCAGGAGCTTCTGCGGGTGCTCGGGCACGAGGAAGGGGACTCCAAACTCCTCATCGGCATCACAGAGAACCAGGTGGGCTTCCAGACGCGCTCGACGACCATGATCTCCCGCCTCGTGGAAGGGTCTTTCCCGAACTACGAGCAGGTCATCCCGGCCAAGAAGGACATCCAGCTGCGCCTGGCGACGAAGGACCTCATGCAGATCACCAAGCAGGCCGCGCTGGCGACCCCGGACCGCGGGGGCTCGGTGAAGTTCACGCTGAAGAAAGGCGCTCTCCATGTGGCCGCGGCGAGTCAAACCGTCCAATTCGAGGACGAGCTCCCCGTCGAGTACAAAGGAGAGGACTTCTCCATCGCCTTCAACCCCGAGTACGTCGTCGACGGTCTCAAGGCCGTCGGCACCGACAACATCGTCCTCAGCCTCACGACGCCGGTCAACCCCGCCCTCATCGAGCCGGAAGGGCAGGGAGACTACAAGTACGTCGTGATGCCGATGAGGGCTTGA
- the dnaA gene encoding chromosomal replication initiator protein DnaA yields the protein MNNLDAKTLWDDAVGGISSEVGNENIELWLKPVEAVAVDGNVLRVKVPNKFFSDHIVSHYQQKLEARIRASSGQDIALAFEVSKDLSELLPKGSDPVPEVRPQSEFKLSELNPRYTFSSFVVGASNRLAHATAEAIAKNPGHQYNPFFIYGGAGLGKTHLLQAIGHALRKRDPYARVLYTTAEQFVNEYIDSLRDQKPDAFRSKYRNLDCLLFDDVQFLLAKGRSEEEFFYTFNALFDSHKQIVISSDRSPKDMIPAEQRLISRFMWGQVVDIKPPDLETRIAILRKKADTEQIFVPDDVLLYVASAIKSNIRELDGALVRLRAFAALTGSPLTVDSAKDLLKDTIDPDAGSPVHVDDIMRAVADKYSIDVKEMKSRSRVQEIAFPRQLAMYLACSLTELSTTEIGRHFGGRDHTTVIHGRDKIKAMVEKDPFFLETVNRLVESIKQGKKQ from the coding sequence GTGAATAACTTGGACGCCAAGACGCTTTGGGACGACGCCGTCGGCGGAATCTCCTCCGAGGTCGGCAACGAGAACATCGAGCTCTGGCTCAAACCGGTGGAGGCCGTAGCCGTCGACGGCAACGTCCTTCGCGTCAAGGTCCCCAACAAGTTCTTCAGCGACCACATCGTCTCGCACTACCAGCAGAAGCTCGAGGCGCGCATCCGCGCGTCCTCCGGCCAGGACATCGCCCTCGCCTTCGAGGTGAGCAAGGACCTCTCCGAGCTGCTGCCGAAAGGCTCGGACCCGGTCCCCGAGGTCCGTCCCCAATCGGAGTTCAAGCTCAGCGAACTCAACCCGCGCTACACTTTCTCCTCCTTCGTCGTCGGGGCGTCCAACCGCCTGGCCCACGCGACGGCCGAAGCCATCGCGAAGAACCCCGGACACCAGTACAACCCGTTCTTCATCTATGGCGGGGCGGGGCTCGGGAAGACGCACCTCCTGCAGGCCATCGGGCACGCCTTGCGCAAGCGCGACCCCTACGCCCGTGTGCTCTACACCACCGCCGAGCAGTTCGTCAACGAGTACATCGACTCCCTGCGCGACCAGAAGCCGGACGCGTTCCGGAGCAAGTACCGCAACCTCGACTGCCTCCTCTTCGACGACGTGCAGTTCCTTCTCGCGAAAGGCCGCAGCGAGGAGGAGTTCTTCTACACCTTCAACGCCCTCTTCGACTCGCATAAGCAGATCGTCATCAGCTCCGACCGTTCGCCCAAAGACATGATCCCGGCCGAACAGCGGCTGATCTCCCGCTTCATGTGGGGGCAGGTCGTCGACATCAAGCCCCCGGACCTCGAGACGCGCATCGCCATCCTGCGCAAAAAGGCGGACACCGAGCAGATCTTCGTGCCGGACGACGTCCTCCTTTATGTCGCCAGCGCCATCAAATCGAACATCCGCGAGCTCGACGGCGCCCTCGTTCGCCTGCGCGCCTTCGCGGCCTTGACGGGAAGCCCGCTGACGGTCGATTCGGCCAAAGACCTCCTCAAGGACACCATCGACCCCGACGCCGGCTCCCCCGTGCACGTCGACGACATCATGCGCGCGGTCGCGGACAAATACTCCATCGACGTCAAGGAGATGAAGTCCCGCTCGCGCGTGCAGGAGATCGCGTTCCCCCGGCAGCTCGCGATGTACCTGGCCTGCTCGCTCACGGAGCTCTCCACGACCGAGATCGGGCGCCACTTCGGCGGACGCGATCACACCACCGTCATCCACGGCCGTGATAAGATCAAGGCGATGGTTGAAAAAGACCCTTTCTTCCTGGAGACCGTGAACCGTCTGGTGGAGAGCATCAAACAGGGGAAAAAGCAGTGA
- the raiA gene encoding ribosome-associated translation inhibitor RaiA, with protein sequence MKINITARQMRLTTPIRTYVEEKVGKAQKYFNNIVWAQVTLSVSKRAHQAEIIIHASRQTFRAVAEAADLYAAVDLASDKIDVQLKKYKERRKDHHKGGFAPEDLEVPATFSGEPVRISVIKQVSMDPMSAEEAALQMERMGFNFWMFHELETGQINVIYRRLDDSYGLLTPVKSGVRSGR encoded by the coding sequence ATGAAAATCAACATCACCGCTCGACAGATGCGTCTGACCACCCCCATCCGCACCTACGTGGAAGAGAAGGTGGGCAAGGCGCAGAAGTACTTCAACAACATCGTCTGGGCCCAGGTGACCCTCTCCGTCTCGAAGAGGGCGCATCAGGCGGAAATCATCATCCATGCCTCGCGCCAGACGTTCCGGGCGGTCGCCGAGGCGGCCGACCTTTACGCCGCCGTCGACCTCGCCAGCGACAAGATCGACGTTCAGCTCAAGAAGTACAAGGAGCGCCGCAAGGACCACCACAAGGGCGGCTTCGCCCCCGAGGACCTCGAAGTCCCGGCGACCTTCTCCGGGGAGCCGGTGCGCATCTCGGTGATCAAGCAGGTCTCCATGGACCCCATGAGCGCGGAAGAGGCCGCACTGCAGATGGAGCGCATGGGCTTCAACTTCTGGATGTTCCACGAGCTGGAGACGGGCCAGATCAACGTGATCTACCGGCGGCTCGACGACTCCTACGGCCTGCTGACCCCCGTCAAGTCGGGCGTCCGTTCCGGGCGCTGA
- the hprK gene encoding HPr(Ser) kinase/phosphatase encodes MKHLTVGELLKEQRDRLRLELVVGEKALDRTITTAEVNRPGLALAGYDAHFRGERVQIIGRGEHDYCLKAPEKTLSENLTAMLKLPGIPCLVITRNLRTPAPLAQACRKFKIPLLRTSLDTATFIGELSALLEDRLAPVVRLHGVLVDVYGLGVLIQGEAGIGKSECALELVKRGHILVSDDIVEIRQKHGQVLMGNCPEPLKHYMEVRGLGIIDVKLLFGIGSILNMSQIGMVIQLEMWKPDMVYERSGLDRGTTRIIDVDVPMVRIPVSPGRNLAVLIEVASLNQRLKTQGYFSAETFNQTLIARMSTTRGRSAG; translated from the coding sequence ATGAAGCATCTCACCGTCGGCGAGCTCCTCAAGGAGCAGCGCGATCGCCTGCGCCTGGAGCTCGTGGTCGGGGAGAAGGCGCTCGACCGCACGATCACCACGGCCGAGGTCAACCGCCCCGGCCTGGCGCTCGCCGGCTACGACGCGCACTTCCGCGGCGAGCGCGTGCAGATCATCGGGCGCGGCGAGCACGACTACTGCCTGAAGGCCCCGGAGAAGACCCTCTCCGAGAACCTGACGGCGATGCTGAAGCTCCCCGGCATCCCCTGTCTCGTCATCACCCGGAATCTTCGCACCCCGGCCCCTCTCGCGCAGGCCTGCCGGAAGTTCAAGATCCCCCTGTTGCGCACGAGCCTGGACACCGCGACCTTCATCGGCGAGCTCTCGGCCCTGCTCGAGGACCGGCTCGCGCCCGTCGTGCGCCTGCACGGCGTCCTCGTCGACGTCTACGGCCTCGGGGTCCTCATCCAGGGCGAGGCGGGGATCGGCAAGTCCGAGTGCGCCCTCGAGCTCGTCAAACGCGGGCACATCCTCGTCTCCGACGACATCGTCGAGATCCGCCAGAAGCACGGGCAGGTTCTCATGGGCAACTGCCCGGAGCCGCTCAAGCACTACATGGAGGTGCGCGGCCTGGGGATCATCGACGTCAAGCTCCTCTTCGGCATCGGCTCCATCCTCAACATGTCGCAGATCGGCATGGTCATCCAGCTCGAGATGTGGAAGCCCGACATGGTCTACGAGCGCAGCGGGCTCGACCGCGGCACGACGCGCATCATCGACGTGGACGTCCCCATGGTGCGCATCCCCGTCAGCCCCGGGCGCAACCTCGCCGTGCTCATCGAGGTGGCCTCGCTCAACCAGCGCCTCAAGACCCAGGGCTACTTCAGCGCCGAGACCTTCAATCAGACCCTCATCGCCCGGATGAGCACGACCCGGGGGCGGAGCGCCGGATGA
- the rapZ gene encoding RNase adapter RapZ: MKERRTAPVTGRRIIVLTGISGAGKSQALKAFEDFGFYCVDNLPLALLDRFADLLLESRKARDVALGIDVREGEFLRDFPSSLRGLRRKGIDVRVLFLDASDRVVVQRYSETRHRHPLGLNILDAVREERRRLLEIKAAADRVLDTSDMKLGELKETLSAMLALKRTQEMNLSLVSFGYKHGLPLDADLVMDVRFMPNPNYVKGLKRRTGLERPVQAYILRNAVARTFLRDFSRLLSGLLPFYIREGKSYLTVAIGCTGGHHRSVFITHRLAAELQTCGYRAREFHRDINR; encoded by the coding sequence ATGAAGGAGCGCCGGACGGCCCCGGTGACCGGACGGCGGATCATCGTCCTCACCGGGATCTCGGGAGCCGGGAAGAGCCAGGCCCTGAAGGCGTTCGAGGACTTCGGCTTCTACTGCGTCGACAACCTTCCGCTGGCCCTGCTCGACCGCTTCGCCGACCTCCTGCTCGAGTCGCGCAAGGCGCGCGACGTGGCCCTCGGCATCGACGTCCGTGAGGGGGAGTTCCTGCGCGACTTCCCCTCGTCCCTGCGGGGCCTGCGCCGCAAGGGGATCGACGTCCGCGTCCTCTTCCTCGACGCCTCGGACCGGGTCGTCGTGCAGCGCTACTCGGAGACCCGCCACCGCCACCCCCTGGGGCTCAACATCCTCGACGCCGTCCGCGAAGAGCGCCGGCGCCTGCTGGAGATCAAAGCCGCGGCGGATCGCGTCCTCGACACCAGCGACATGAAGCTCGGGGAGCTCAAGGAGACCCTCTCCGCGATGCTCGCGCTCAAGCGCACGCAGGAGATGAACCTTTCGCTGGTCTCCTTCGGCTACAAGCACGGCCTTCCGCTCGACGCGGACCTCGTGATGGACGTCCGCTTCATGCCCAACCCCAACTATGTGAAGGGGCTCAAGCGGCGGACCGGGCTCGAGCGCCCCGTCCAGGCCTACATCCTCCGCAACGCCGTGGCGCGGACCTTCCTGCGCGACTTCTCCCGGCTGCTGTCGGGGCTCCTCCCCTTCTACATCCGGGAGGGAAAGTCCTATCTGACCGTCGCCATCGGCTGCACGGGCGGGCACCACCGGAGCGTCTTCATCACGCACCGACTCGCCGCCGAGCTGCAGACATGCGGCTACCGCGCGCGGGAATTCCACCGGGACATCAACAGGTAG
- a CDS encoding PTS sugar transporter subunit IIB encodes MIRFVRIDDRLIHGQVVEGWLPELKVRRVLVVSDAAAADPMQSQLMRLALPEEVALEVLPVADALARVRVAAQSPEPALVLAPGPAEVLALLEGGARFDSVNVGGLHHAAGRVRIGRAIFISAADQAALEAIAARGVRLEGRAVPSEPAEDVGALLRGRP; translated from the coding sequence ATGATCCGATTCGTGCGCATCGACGACCGCCTCATCCACGGCCAGGTCGTCGAAGGCTGGCTCCCCGAGCTGAAGGTCCGGCGCGTGCTCGTCGTCTCCGACGCGGCCGCCGCCGATCCCATGCAGAGCCAGCTCATGCGCCTGGCCCTGCCCGAGGAGGTGGCGCTCGAGGTGCTCCCGGTCGCCGACGCCCTCGCGCGCGTGCGGGTCGCCGCGCAGAGCCCGGAGCCCGCGCTCGTGCTCGCGCCCGGTCCCGCCGAGGTCCTCGCGCTCCTCGAGGGGGGGGCGCGCTTCGACTCCGTCAACGTCGGGGGCCTCCACCACGCCGCCGGCCGCGTGCGCATCGGCCGGGCCATCTTCATCTCGGCCGCGGACCAGGCCGCGCTCGAAGCGATCGCCGCGCGCGGGGTGCGGCTCGAGGGACGGGCCGTGCCGTCCGAACCGGCCGAGGACGTCGGGGCCCTGCTGAGGGGACGGCCGTGA
- a CDS encoding PTS sugar transporter subunit IIC — MSLWWATRLPLLSAGAAALELDNLCVGQWMVSRPIVAGPLFGTLLGAPWEGVAFGALFEALSCESVPAGSHVPFNGCVAVVAAVLLSAGPGDLPAAAAFPAGLAAGKLHALAEKVLRERRAGLNALAEEALAAGVAVPWRRIFLRSLLPHAALTATLLFGAVALGGPILGGLWDALPAALTRGLQKAFDWSLWLGLAVLLDALRRRA; from the coding sequence GTGAGCCTCTGGTGGGCGACCCGACTCCCCCTGCTCAGCGCGGGTGCGGCCGCGCTCGAGCTCGACAACCTCTGCGTGGGGCAATGGATGGTCTCGCGCCCCATCGTGGCCGGTCCGCTCTTCGGCACCCTCCTCGGAGCCCCCTGGGAGGGCGTCGCCTTCGGCGCTCTCTTCGAGGCGCTCTCCTGCGAGAGCGTTCCTGCCGGCTCCCACGTCCCCTTCAACGGCTGCGTCGCGGTCGTCGCCGCGGTCCTGCTCTCGGCCGGTCCCGGCGATCTTCCCGCGGCCGCGGCTTTCCCGGCCGGACTCGCCGCGGGGAAGCTGCACGCGCTCGCCGAGAAGGTCCTGCGCGAGCGCCGCGCGGGACTCAACGCGTTGGCCGAGGAGGCCCTCGCCGCGGGCGTCGCCGTGCCCTGGCGGCGGATCTTCCTGCGTTCGCTGCTGCCCCATGCCGCGCTGACCGCGACGCTTCTTTTCGGGGCGGTCGCGCTCGGCGGACCGATCCTCGGGGGACTCTGGGACGCGCTGCCGGCGGCCTTGACGCGCGGGCTGCAGAAGGCCTTCGACTGGTCGCTCTGGCTGGGCCTCGCCGTGCTCCTCGACGCCCTGCGGAGGCGCGCGTGA
- a CDS encoding PTS system mannose/fructose/sorbose family transporter subunit IID: MSAGLRRRVFARSLLLQGAWSFERMQNLGFLFALEPALERAHGPRRAEAAQRHLEYFNTQPYMSGFALGAAAGMEERLSRETDPARAAAAAERLSAVKRSLASGLAALGDRFFWGSLRPACAAAAVAAWGILWTLDVPFPVLAGCLLYLALFNAAALWTRWEGLRIGFEEQESLPKALGRWPWQSGAAALRTAGLVLVGSTALAALIVPPWGSFTPWNLAVLAACLALKARGICAARIYAGLCALGVIIGALT; this comes from the coding sequence GTGAGCGCGGGCCTGCGCCGCCGCGTGTTCGCCCGCTCCCTCCTGCTCCAGGGCGCCTGGAGCTTCGAGCGCATGCAGAACCTCGGATTCCTCTTCGCGCTCGAGCCGGCGCTCGAGCGCGCGCACGGGCCTCGCCGCGCAGAAGCCGCGCAGCGCCATCTCGAGTACTTCAACACCCAGCCCTACATGTCCGGCTTCGCGCTCGGCGCCGCCGCGGGGATGGAAGAACGCCTCTCCCGGGAGACGGACCCCGCCCGCGCCGCGGCCGCCGCCGAACGGCTGTCGGCCGTGAAGCGCTCGCTCGCCTCGGGCCTCGCCGCGCTCGGCGACCGTTTCTTCTGGGGCTCCCTTCGGCCGGCGTGCGCCGCCGCCGCCGTGGCCGCGTGGGGGATACTCTGGACGCTCGACGTCCCCTTCCCTGTCCTCGCCGGCTGCCTGCTCTACCTCGCGCTCTTCAACGCCGCGGCGCTCTGGACGCGCTGGGAGGGGCTGAGGATCGGGTTCGAGGAGCAGGAGTCCCTGCCGAAGGCGCTCGGGCGCTGGCCCTGGCAGAGCGGAGCGGCGGCGCTCCGGACGGCCGGGCTCGTCCTCGTCGGGTCGACCGCGCTGGCCGCGCTCATCGTGCCCCCGTGGGGGAGCTTCACGCCGTGGAACCTCGCCGTGCTGGCGGCCTGCCTCGCCCTCAAGGCGCGGGGCATCTGCGCCGCGCGGATCTACGCCGGGCTCTGTGCGCTCGGCGTCATCATCGGAGCGCTGACATGA
- a CDS encoding HPr family phosphocarrier protein, translated as MKTRTLTVTPRLGMHARPASLFVQTASKFRSDIKVSKHMDGEEVVVNGKSVMGLMMLAAAFGERVSVAADGPDEDAALDQLEGLFKRKFDED; from the coding sequence ATGAAGACCAGGACGCTGACGGTGACGCCGCGGCTGGGGATGCACGCCCGGCCGGCCTCGCTCTTCGTCCAGACGGCCTCGAAGTTCCGCTCCGACATCAAGGTCAGCAAGCACATGGACGGGGAGGAAGTCGTCGTCAACGGGAAGAGCGTCATGGGGCTGATGATGCTGGCCGCGGCCTTCGGGGAACGGGTGAGCGTCGCCGCCGACGGCCCCGACGAGGACGCGGCGCTCGACCAGCTCGAAGGACTTTTCAAGCGCAAGTTCGACGAGGATTGA
- the ptsP gene encoding phosphoenolpyruvate--protein phosphotransferase — translation MIVIKGVAASPGIAIGKAHTLEPEEIVVTRLEIPATKIRQEIRRFKAALDATYHDLDQAEAKVLKMLGKEHARLIDTHRLILTDPLITKDVTRRIVEERVNAEFALSEALERVNQAFEKIQDEFFRERRHDLFDVGKRLLSHLLKQEKKSLSNIRTPAVLVAHNLLPSDTLNLKESNVLGFVTDLGGRTSHTAILAQSLKIPAVVGLSDASRRIRTGDEVILDGDQGLVIIHPSPEAVAKYQLTRRRLIKDEEALDSLRGVPTVTADGHKLKMMANLDSLDDLKALTVLKPDGVGLFRTEYLYLNRTGAPPEEEQMKAYAQAAKAFDPLPLVIRTADIGGDRTAHLGLENPKNEANPFMGLRGIRLFLRHPELLRTQFRAILRASSHGKVKIMLPMVSTLHELQTARRLFVQVQQDLAGEGVVLPRPIELGIMVEVPSAALMLDALLSEADFVSVGTNDLIQYTLAVDRINEDVAHLYDPFHPAVLRLLHEIVEVTHRHGKTVTVCGEMSSDPKAVPLLVGLGVDVLSVSARMFLRIKQIVRGLHMEHLREAVRQSLLQSESDAVRRVLSDVAP, via the coding sequence ATGATCGTCATCAAAGGCGTCGCGGCGAGCCCGGGCATCGCGATCGGGAAGGCGCACACCCTCGAACCCGAGGAGATCGTCGTCACCCGGCTGGAGATCCCGGCGACCAAGATCCGCCAGGAGATCCGGCGCTTCAAGGCGGCGCTCGACGCCACCTACCACGACCTCGACCAGGCCGAGGCCAAGGTGCTCAAGATGCTCGGCAAGGAGCACGCCCGGCTCATCGACACGCACCGCCTCATCCTCACCGACCCCCTCATCACCAAGGACGTCACGCGCCGCATCGTCGAGGAGCGCGTCAACGCGGAGTTCGCCCTCTCCGAGGCGCTCGAGCGCGTCAACCAGGCCTTCGAGAAGATCCAGGACGAGTTCTTCCGCGAGCGCCGTCACGACCTCTTCGACGTCGGCAAACGCCTGCTCTCGCACCTGCTCAAGCAGGAGAAGAAGTCCCTCTCGAACATCCGCACGCCGGCGGTTCTGGTCGCCCACAACCTGCTGCCCTCCGACACGCTGAACCTCAAGGAGAGCAACGTCCTGGGCTTCGTCACCGATCTCGGCGGCCGCACCAGCCACACCGCCATCCTCGCGCAGAGCCTCAAGATCCCCGCGGTCGTCGGGCTCTCCGACGCCAGCCGGCGCATCCGCACCGGCGACGAGGTCATCCTCGACGGCGACCAGGGCCTCGTCATCATCCACCCGAGCCCCGAGGCCGTCGCGAAGTACCAGCTCACCCGCCGCAGGCTCATCAAGGACGAGGAAGCGCTCGACTCCCTGCGCGGCGTCCCGACGGTCACGGCCGACGGGCACAAGCTCAAGATGATGGCGAACCTGGACTCCCTCGACGACCTCAAGGCGCTCACCGTGCTGAAGCCCGACGGCGTCGGCCTCTTCCGCACCGAGTACCTCTATCTCAACCGCACCGGCGCTCCCCCCGAGGAGGAGCAGATGAAGGCCTACGCGCAGGCGGCCAAGGCCTTCGACCCTCTGCCGCTGGTCATCCGCACCGCCGACATCGGCGGCGACCGCACGGCCCACCTGGGGCTCGAGAACCCGAAGAACGAGGCCAACCCCTTCATGGGCCTGCGGGGCATCCGCCTCTTCCTGCGCCATCCCGAGCTCCTGCGCACCCAGTTCCGCGCCATCCTGCGCGCCTCCTCCCACGGGAAGGTCAAGATCATGCTGCCGATGGTCTCGACGCTCCATGAGCTGCAGACCGCGCGTCGGCTCTTCGTGCAGGTCCAGCAGGACCTCGCGGGCGAGGGCGTCGTCCTGCCCAGGCCCATCGAGCTCGGCATCATGGTCGAGGTCCCCTCGGCCGCCTTGATGCTCGACGCCCTGCTCTCCGAGGCGGATTTCGTCTCGGTGGGGACCAACGACCTCATCCAGTACACGCTCGCCGTCGACCGGATCAACGAGGACGTCGCGCACCTCTACGACCCCTTCCATCCCGCGGTTCTCCGCCTTCTCCACGAGATCGTCGAGGTCACCCATCGCCACGGCAAGACCGTCACCGTCTGCGGCGAGATGAGCTCCGATCCCAAGGCCGTGCCGCTGCTCGTGGGTCTAGGGGTGGACGTCCTCTCGGTCTCGGCGCGCATGTTCCTGCGCATCAAGCAGATCGTGCGCGGGCTGCACATGGAGCACCTGCGCGAGGCCGTGCGCCAGTCCCTCCTTCAGTCGGAGAGCGACGCCGTGCGCCGCGTGCTCTCGGACGTGGCGCCATGA